One Arthrobacter sp. StoSoilB20 DNA segment encodes these proteins:
- a CDS encoding glycosyltransferase family 1 protein: protein MRGLAGRVISQARQDGWGSVATKVLQRTAVKALENLAWAEPTLPVRPEDIVDLDRGRAAAGARPRTGSLNIGWVCTPPGPGSGGHTTFFRMVQALAERGHRCTLFLYDRNNDDVSRHTSVIRQYWPEVNARIRSVADGFEGMDAVVASSWPTAYAAAARRGPDLHSFYFIQDYEPYFYPRGTLYWLAENSYRLGFTTIGLGEMIAAVMKAETGQAPDATVPFACDTATYRLLDRPESRASRQGVVYYAKRAVDRRGYLLAKLALEHFHTLHPEQEIHVYGDKITGWSIPVTNHGNLSPAALNDLYNRTIAGLAISFTNISLVPEELLAAGNVPVLNESSFAAQVMRDPDVLWAPAAPRKLAEALAQAVEAPDISARAAAIAQRRRLDWSVSCENFATILESVCAREPGSPGLP from the coding sequence GTGAGAGGCCTTGCAGGAAGGGTCATCAGCCAGGCGAGGCAGGATGGCTGGGGTTCGGTCGCCACCAAGGTGTTGCAAAGGACAGCTGTCAAAGCGCTGGAAAACCTGGCCTGGGCGGAGCCCACGCTTCCTGTTCGGCCCGAGGACATCGTGGACCTGGACAGGGGACGTGCGGCCGCCGGCGCCCGTCCCAGAACGGGCAGCCTTAACATCGGCTGGGTCTGCACACCGCCTGGGCCCGGTTCCGGGGGCCACACCACGTTTTTCCGCATGGTGCAGGCCTTGGCCGAGCGTGGCCATCGATGCACGCTCTTCCTCTACGATCGCAACAACGACGACGTGTCCCGGCATACCTCGGTCATCCGGCAATACTGGCCTGAAGTCAACGCCCGGATTCGGAGTGTGGCCGACGGCTTCGAAGGTATGGACGCGGTGGTTGCCAGTTCATGGCCAACCGCGTACGCGGCAGCGGCCCGGCGGGGGCCGGACCTACACAGCTTCTACTTCATCCAGGATTACGAGCCCTACTTCTATCCCCGCGGAACGTTGTATTGGCTGGCAGAGAACAGTTACAGACTGGGATTCACCACCATCGGCCTCGGAGAGATGATCGCCGCTGTGATGAAGGCAGAAACCGGGCAGGCTCCCGACGCCACGGTCCCGTTCGCCTGCGACACAGCTACCTACCGCCTCCTGGACAGGCCAGAGAGCCGGGCCTCCCGCCAAGGGGTGGTCTACTACGCCAAGCGTGCAGTGGATCGACGCGGCTACCTTTTGGCCAAACTGGCGTTGGAGCACTTCCACACGTTGCATCCGGAGCAGGAAATACACGTTTACGGAGACAAGATCACGGGGTGGTCCATCCCGGTGACAAACCATGGCAACCTCAGCCCGGCAGCACTGAATGATCTCTACAACCGCACCATCGCGGGGCTGGCCATCTCCTTTACCAACATTTCGCTCGTGCCAGAAGAACTGCTGGCCGCAGGCAACGTACCGGTGCTCAATGAATCGTCCTTCGCGGCACAGGTGATGAGGGACCCCGATGTTCTGTGGGCACCTGCCGCGCCCCGCAAGCTGGCAGAAGCACTCGCACAAGCTGTGGAGGCACCCGATATTTCCGCACGGGCCGCGGCGATCGCGCAGCGTCGGCGGCTGGACTGGTCGGTTTCCTGCGAAAACTTCGCCACGATCCTTGAATCGGTCTGTGCCAGGGAACCGGGAAGCCCGGGGCTGCCATGA
- a CDS encoding O-antigen ligase family protein has product MKISRTLPSLRRPSPPVLDDLAAGRSTAGPHVPLLLKFAAFGIFFFPSNMVLKPLGAVGTVPLLIALLLLAVWMCSVLFGLTNPLDTRHPGRMGFVLLWVGTCASYAAMYSGYTGGSESPARAAADRWLILLLASAGIILVTAEAVRTLNAAMALTRALLAGAAFCCVVAAVQFFFRVDPMQWLQMAMPGFTNNGGNTTFQIRGSLMRVSGSTFHSIEMAVICAMLLPLSIWRSLYDPRGKKWVHWTITALLVFAIASTVSRSGILGLLAGMAVFLPFLPRLARRWAFVAAPVIVAALFLGVPGLVGTLASSLTAGDSDPSITTRTNNYPRVAAMVQEHPLFGVGPGNYMPTNAIHILDNQYLNATVTIGLVGLVGLIAYLTFPGLSALLAARASRLPALRCLAGAIAAAGIVAAICSLTFDSMSFPVFALTYPFIVGLAGGTWNMVRQELGLDNNGAELGSKNHSPENTKQLLPKEESWTP; this is encoded by the coding sequence ATGAAGATTTCAAGGACCCTCCCAAGCCTCCGGCGCCCTTCACCTCCCGTGCTGGATGACCTCGCTGCCGGCCGATCAACGGCGGGTCCGCACGTGCCCTTGCTGTTGAAGTTCGCCGCCTTCGGAATCTTCTTCTTTCCCTCCAACATGGTCCTGAAACCGCTGGGAGCCGTGGGGACGGTGCCGCTGTTGATCGCACTGCTGCTGTTGGCTGTGTGGATGTGTTCGGTCCTGTTTGGATTGACCAACCCTTTGGATACCCGGCACCCCGGGCGGATGGGCTTCGTCCTCCTCTGGGTGGGGACCTGTGCTTCCTATGCGGCCATGTACTCGGGCTACACAGGGGGCAGCGAAAGCCCTGCACGCGCAGCCGCTGACCGATGGCTGATTCTCCTGCTGGCCAGTGCAGGAATCATACTCGTCACTGCCGAGGCTGTCAGGACCTTGAACGCTGCCATGGCGTTGACCCGGGCACTGTTGGCCGGAGCGGCATTTTGCTGCGTGGTGGCCGCAGTTCAATTCTTCTTCCGGGTTGATCCCATGCAATGGCTGCAAATGGCTATGCCGGGGTTCACCAACAACGGGGGAAACACAACGTTCCAGATACGAGGCTCGCTGATGCGGGTCTCGGGCAGCACTTTCCATTCCATCGAGATGGCCGTCATCTGCGCCATGCTCCTCCCACTGTCCATATGGAGGAGCCTGTATGACCCCCGAGGCAAAAAGTGGGTGCACTGGACCATCACAGCGCTTTTGGTCTTCGCCATCGCCTCCACAGTCTCACGGTCGGGGATCCTGGGCCTGTTGGCTGGGATGGCAGTGTTCCTGCCGTTCCTGCCCCGGCTGGCACGGCGTTGGGCCTTTGTTGCCGCCCCTGTCATTGTTGCCGCCCTGTTCCTTGGCGTACCCGGCCTGGTCGGCACCCTGGCATCCTCCCTGACAGCCGGAGACAGCGATCCCTCCATCACGACCCGGACCAACAACTATCCGCGGGTCGCTGCCATGGTCCAGGAGCATCCCCTGTTCGGTGTCGGCCCGGGAAACTACATGCCAACGAACGCCATACACATCCTTGACAACCAATACCTGAATGCAACTGTCACCATCGGACTGGTGGGACTGGTGGGTTTGATCGCCTACCTGACTTTTCCGGGCCTGTCCGCCCTCCTCGCAGCCCGGGCTTCGCGCCTCCCGGCACTGCGCTGCCTGGCGGGGGCGATCGCTGCGGCAGGAATCGTGGCCGCCATCTGCTCCCTGACCTTCGACTCCATGTCCTTCCCGGTCTTCGCCCTCACCTATCCCTTCATCGTTGGACTGGCCGGCGGAACCTGGAACATGGTCCGTCAGGAACTCGGCCTTGACAACAACGGTGCCGAACTGGGGAGCAAAAACCATTCACCAGAGAACACCAAGCAACTACTCCCCAAGGAGGAATCATGGACCCCGTAG